From Drosophila virilis strain 15010-1051.87 chromosome X, Dvir_AGI_RSII-ME, whole genome shotgun sequence, the proteins below share one genomic window:
- the Gr10a gene encoding gustatory receptor 10a produces the protein MCDRRSFWERHEYKFYRYGHIYANIYGQVIIDYVPQRQMRPTLKKLLIGYSHVLSLLLIVVLPCYFGYNYRALTAADDRRMQLVLYVSFVNTLIKYATVIVTYMANTFHFKAINHGCTLQRARLEAAFAASYRGPRWPKRSFELFMYFKFVLINVMMIAQVCGIFATDRAAGGQLRTQFAIYSFVLWNYTENMADYFYYINGSVLKYLRLLHLQLCAVLGQLRRLQSQPLRRALWMKQCDRLSHRIARLRARFGDIHALYVGSFRMHQFQLLGLMLTTLINNLTNFFTIFNMLATHSLANVSYSIAVSGLYAFGFYVDTYIVTLVNEHIKVEQTRLALTVRRFCEYPTLATSRRSLSQELEQFSLQLLQYRQPMLCGLLHLDRRLIYIISVTAFSYFITLVQFDIYLRSSK, from the exons ATGTGCGATAGGCGTAGCTTCTGGGAGCGGCACGAGTACAAGTTCTACAGATACGGCCACATCTATGCGAACATCTATGGCCAGGTAATAATCGATTATGTACCGCAGCGCCAAATGCGGCCAACGCTGAAGAAGCTGCTCATCGGCTACAGCCATGTGCTCAGCCTGCTGCTGATTGTCGTGCTGCCCTGCTATTTTGGCTACAATTATCGAGCGCTGACGGCAGCGGATGACCGGCGCATGCAGCTGGTGTTGTACGTATCGTTCGTCAATACGCTCATCAAATACGCGACGGTCATAGTCACCTACATGGCCAACACGTTCCACTTTAAGGCCATCAATCATGGCTGCACGCTGCAGCGTGCCCGCCTGGAAGCGGCATTCGCCGCCAGCTACCGTGGTCCCAGATGGCCCAAGCGCAGCTTTGAGCTCTTCATGTACTTCAAGTTCGTGCTGATAAACGTCATGATGATTGCCCAGGTGTGCGGCATATTTGCGACGGACCGCGCCGCTGGCGGGCAGCTGCGCACCCAGTTTGCCATTTACTCGTTCGTGCTGTGGAACTACACGGAGAACATGGCCGACTATTTCTACTACATTAACGGCAGTGTGCTCAAGTATCTGCGCCTGCTGCATCTCCAGCTGTGTGCCGTTCTCGGCCAGCTGCGGCGTCTGCAATCGCAGCCGCTGCGGCGTGCCTTGTGGATGAAGCAATGTGACCGGCTCTCGCATCGGATTGCCAGGCTGCGTGCACGTTTCGGGGATATACACGCCCTCTATGTGGGCAGCTTTCGGATGCATCAGTTCCAGCTGCTTGGTCTGATGCTGACAACGCTGATCAACAATCTGACCAATTTCTTTACCATCTTCAATATGCTGGCCACACACTCCCTCGCGAATGTCTCCTATTCGATTGCGGTCAGCGGCCTCTATGCGTTCGGCTTCTATGTGGACACCTACATAGTCACCCTGGTGAACGAGCATATCAAGGTGGAGCAGACGCGTCTCGCACTGACCGTGCGTCGGTTCTGCGAATATCCGACGCTGGCAACGTCCAGGAGAAGTCTAAGCCAAGAG CTGGAACAGTtctcgctgcagctgctgcaatatCGACAGCCCATGCTGTGCGGGCTGCTGCATCTGGACCGGCGGCTCATCTATATCATTTCGGTGACGGCCTTCTCCTATTTCATAACGCTCGTCCAATTCGATATCTATCTGCGTTCGTCCAAGTAG
- the Or10a gene encoding odorant receptor 10a isoform X4 → MAGYFGFRFLYRNQPLSLYFYAVPRLCLNLMGFWPGPLQWRALVHFVVLAIGVATELHAGFSFARAGEITMALETFCPAGTSAVTLLKMFFMLRYRQDLLYVLTHQRQLLFQKKSLSAEKKQLMRHHSEMAARFNFWPLSAGFFTCTMYNLKPMLLAMLLYLQGRSDAIVWSTTPFNMTYCKHLVPLSHWPSLFSPDLLSCSIRQIYCNICKAKPNPYCLSSCSKKISNI, encoded by the exons ATGGCTGGCTACTTTGGATTTCGCTTCCTGTACAGGAATCAACCGCTGTCGCTATACTTTTACGCCGTGCCGCGTCTATGCCTGAACCTGATGGGCTTCTGGCCCGGACCGTTACAGTGGAGGGCGCTCGTCCATTTTGTGGTCCTGGCCATTGGCGTGGCAACCGAGCTGCACGCGGGCTTCTCGTTTGCGCGAGCGGGCGAGATAACCATGGCCCTGGAGACGTTCTGCCCGGCGGGCACCTCGGCCGTCACCTTGCTGAAAATGTTCTTCATGCTTCGCTATCGTCAGGATCTCCTATACGTGCTGACCCATCAGCGCCAGCTGCTGTTCCAAAAGAAGTCCCTGTCGGCCGAAAAGAAGCAGCTAATGCGTCATCATTCCGAAATGGCAGCCCGCTTCAACTTCTGGCCACTCTCCGCCGGCTTCTTTACGTGCACCATGTACAATCTGAAGCCAATGCTGTTGGCCATGCTGCTGTATCTGCAGGGACGGAGCGATGCGATTGTCTGGAGCACCACACCCTTCAATATGAC ATACTGCAAACATCTGGTTCCATTATCGCACTGGCCAAGTCTTTTCAGTCCTGATCTGCTCAGCTGCTCAATCCGACAAATATATTGCAATATATGTAAAGCCAAACCAAATCCTTATTGCTTAAGCAGTTGTTCAAAAAagatttcaaatatataa
- the Or10a gene encoding odorant receptor 10a isoform X3 — protein sequence MAGYFGFRFLYRNQPLSLYFYAVPRLCLNLMGFWPGPLQWRALVHFVVLAIGVATELHAGFSFARAGEITMALETFCPAGTSAVTLLKMFFMLRYRQDLLYVLTHQRQLLFQKKSLSAEKKQLMRHHSEMAARFNFWPLSAGFFTCTMYNLKPMLLAMLLYLQGRSDAIVWSTTPFNMTMPRWLLHAPYFPFTYMFIAYTGYVTIFMFGGCDAFYFEFCVHVATLFNFLQADTRGLFRPYKDTANIWFHYRTGQVFSVLICSAAQSDKYIAIYVKPNQILIA from the exons ATGGCTGGCTACTTTGGATTTCGCTTCCTGTACAGGAATCAACCGCTGTCGCTATACTTTTACGCCGTGCCGCGTCTATGCCTGAACCTGATGGGCTTCTGGCCCGGACCGTTACAGTGGAGGGCGCTCGTCCATTTTGTGGTCCTGGCCATTGGCGTGGCAACCGAGCTGCACGCGGGCTTCTCGTTTGCGCGAGCGGGCGAGATAACCATGGCCCTGGAGACGTTCTGCCCGGCGGGCACCTCGGCCGTCACCTTGCTGAAAATGTTCTTCATGCTTCGCTATCGTCAGGATCTCCTATACGTGCTGACCCATCAGCGCCAGCTGCTGTTCCAAAAGAAGTCCCTGTCGGCCGAAAAGAAGCAGCTAATGCGTCATCATTCCGAAATGGCAGCCCGCTTCAACTTCTGGCCACTCTCCGCCGGCTTCTTTACGTGCACCATGTACAATCTGAAGCCAATGCTGTTGGCCATGCTGCTGTATCTGCAGGGACGGAGCGATGCGATTGTCTGGAGCACCACACCCTTCAATATGAC CATGCCCCGTTGGCTACTCCATGCACCATACTTTCCGTTCACGTACATGTTCATCGCGTACACCGGCTACGTAACCATCTTCATGTTTGGCGGCTGTGACGCCTTCTATTTTGAGTTTTGCGTCCACGTTGCCACGCTCTTCAACTTTCTGCAGGCGGACACACGTGGGCTTTTCCGGCCGTACAAGG ATACTGCAAACATCTGGTTCCATTATCGCACTGGCCAAGTCTTTTCAGTCCTGATCTGCTCAGCTGCTCAATCCGACAAATATATTGCAATATATGTAAAGCCAAACCAAATCCTTATTGCTTAA
- the Or10a gene encoding odorant receptor 10a isoform X2 has translation MAGYFGFRFLYRNQPLSLYFYAVPRLCLNLMGFWPGPLQWRALVHFVVLAIGVATELHAGFSFARAGEITMALETFCPAGTSAVTLLKMFFMLRYRQDLLYVLTHQRQLLFQKKSLSAEKKQLMRHHSEMAARFNFWPLSAGFFTCTMYNLKPMLLAMLLYLQGRSDAIVWSTTPFNMTMPRWLLHAPYFPFTYMFIAYTGYVTIFMFGGCDAFYFEFCVHVATLFNFLQADTRGLFRPYKERSTGHRDEHLSVAPVPAQASALCVSLHHAVAARPHHGRAILLALVGHLCRYTANIWFHYRTGQVFSVLICSAAQSDKYIAIYVKPNQILIA, from the exons ATGGCTGGCTACTTTGGATTTCGCTTCCTGTACAGGAATCAACCGCTGTCGCTATACTTTTACGCCGTGCCGCGTCTATGCCTGAACCTGATGGGCTTCTGGCCCGGACCGTTACAGTGGAGGGCGCTCGTCCATTTTGTGGTCCTGGCCATTGGCGTGGCAACCGAGCTGCACGCGGGCTTCTCGTTTGCGCGAGCGGGCGAGATAACCATGGCCCTGGAGACGTTCTGCCCGGCGGGCACCTCGGCCGTCACCTTGCTGAAAATGTTCTTCATGCTTCGCTATCGTCAGGATCTCCTATACGTGCTGACCCATCAGCGCCAGCTGCTGTTCCAAAAGAAGTCCCTGTCGGCCGAAAAGAAGCAGCTAATGCGTCATCATTCCGAAATGGCAGCCCGCTTCAACTTCTGGCCACTCTCCGCCGGCTTCTTTACGTGCACCATGTACAATCTGAAGCCAATGCTGTTGGCCATGCTGCTGTATCTGCAGGGACGGAGCGATGCGATTGTCTGGAGCACCACACCCTTCAATATGAC CATGCCCCGTTGGCTACTCCATGCACCATACTTTCCGTTCACGTACATGTTCATCGCGTACACCGGCTACGTAACCATCTTCATGTTTGGCGGCTGTGACGCCTTCTATTTTGAGTTTTGCGTCCACGTTGCCACGCTCTTCAACTTTCTGCAGGCGGACACACGTGGGCTTTTCCGGCCGTACAAGG AGCGCTCAACTGGCCACCGTGATGAGCACCTGTCCGTGGCACCTGTGCCTGCCCAAGCATCGGCTCTATGTGTATCTCTTCATCATGCGGTCGCAGCGCGCCCTCACCATGGCCGTGCCATTCTTCTCGCCCTCGTTGGGCACCTTTGCCGCT ATACTGCAAACATCTGGTTCCATTATCGCACTGGCCAAGTCTTTTCAGTCCTGATCTGCTCAGCTGCTCAATCCGACAAATATATTGCAATATATGTAAAGCCAAACCAAATCCTTATTGCTTAA
- the Or10a gene encoding odorant receptor 10a isoform X1 — MAGYFGFRFLYRNQPLSLYFYAVPRLCLNLMGFWPGPLQWRALVHFVVLAIGVATELHAGFSFARAGEITMALETFCPAGTSAVTLLKMFFMLRYRQDLLYVLTHQRQLLFQKKSLSAEKKQLMRHHSEMAARFNFWPLSAGFFTCTMYNLKPMLLAMLLYLQGRSDAIVWSTTPFNMTMPRWLLHAPYFPFTYMFIAYTGYVTIFMFGGCDAFYFEFCVHVATLFNFLQADTRGLFRPYKGLAQIRGLRSIRFEASLVQLIERHNKIFELTHFFRQRYAIITLAHFVSASMVIGFSIFDLLTVGGSGLGTLLYVGYTVAALSQLVIYCYGGTLVTESSAQLATVMSTCPWHLCLPKHRLYVYLFIMRSQRALTMAVPFFSPSLGTFAAILQTSGSIIALAKSFQS; from the exons ATGGCTGGCTACTTTGGATTTCGCTTCCTGTACAGGAATCAACCGCTGTCGCTATACTTTTACGCCGTGCCGCGTCTATGCCTGAACCTGATGGGCTTCTGGCCCGGACCGTTACAGTGGAGGGCGCTCGTCCATTTTGTGGTCCTGGCCATTGGCGTGGCAACCGAGCTGCACGCGGGCTTCTCGTTTGCGCGAGCGGGCGAGATAACCATGGCCCTGGAGACGTTCTGCCCGGCGGGCACCTCGGCCGTCACCTTGCTGAAAATGTTCTTCATGCTTCGCTATCGTCAGGATCTCCTATACGTGCTGACCCATCAGCGCCAGCTGCTGTTCCAAAAGAAGTCCCTGTCGGCCGAAAAGAAGCAGCTAATGCGTCATCATTCCGAAATGGCAGCCCGCTTCAACTTCTGGCCACTCTCCGCCGGCTTCTTTACGTGCACCATGTACAATCTGAAGCCAATGCTGTTGGCCATGCTGCTGTATCTGCAGGGACGGAGCGATGCGATTGTCTGGAGCACCACACCCTTCAATATGAC CATGCCCCGTTGGCTACTCCATGCACCATACTTTCCGTTCACGTACATGTTCATCGCGTACACCGGCTACGTAACCATCTTCATGTTTGGCGGCTGTGACGCCTTCTATTTTGAGTTTTGCGTCCACGTTGCCACGCTCTTCAACTTTCTGCAGGCGGACACACGTGGGCTTTTCCGGCCGTACAAGG GACTCGCACAGATAAGAGGCTTGCGCAGCATACGCTTCGAGGCGTCTCTGGTGCAGCTGATCGAGCGACACAACAAAATCTTCGAGCTAACCCACTTCTTTCGGCAACGCTATGCGATCATCACACTGGCCCACTTTGTGTCCGCCAGCATGGTGATCGGCTTCAGCATCTTCGATCTGCTGACCGTCGGCGGCAGCGGCCTGGGCACCCTGCTCTATGTAGGCTACACTGTCGCCGCCCTCAGCCAGCTGGTCATCTACTGCTATGGCGGCACTCTGGTCACGGAGAGT AGCGCTCAACTGGCCACCGTGATGAGCACCTGTCCGTGGCACCTGTGCCTGCCCAAGCATCGGCTCTATGTGTATCTCTTCATCATGCGGTCGCAGCGCGCCCTCACCATGGCCGTGCCATTCTTCTCGCCCTCGTTGGGCACCTTTGCCGCT ATACTGCAAACATCTGGTTCCATTATCGCACTGGCCAAGTCTTTTCAGTCCTGA
- the LOC6635440 gene encoding uncharacterized protein, producing MSNSRILSAEEELQLDVWLTIKQINLNNRTRRNLCDVANVAKLFKELDYKLVEAHNYFSHSSLSLKLQNWETFNLLVLRKMGMTLSRQALEDLATGHLGAIKSLLYQLMCAERNGIRLRAGSRTCLTGTGTGIGTGTDVEMPDESIPIHTKVVHSCDPQSFLDAKYEELMRESNQMDNYISSITDRIKHLESVKLIKEDRINCLIENLALLSVRTLTMQILCRNPKWKQKQLQKLQQKLDIRLKKKQLKRQQKKLHKKQLKETMALK from the coding sequence ATGTCGAACAGCCGCATATTGAGCGCCGAGgaagagctgcagctggatGTCTGGCTCACGATCAAACAGATCAATCTCAACAATCGCACACGTCGCAATCTCTGCGATGTGGCCAATGTTGCGAAGCTGTTCAAGGAGCTTGATTACAAGCTGGTGGAGGCACACAATTACTTTTCGCACAGCAGCCTGTCCTTGAAGCTGCAGAACTGGGAGACATTCAATCTGTTGGTGCTGCGCAAGATGGGCATGACTCTGTCACGGCAGGCGCTCGAGGATCTGGCCACGGGTCATCTCGGTGCCATCAAATCGCTGCTCTACCAACTGATGTGTGCGGAGCGCAATGGGATCAGGCTACGTGCCGGCTCGCGCACCTGTCTGACAGGCACTGGCACTGGGATTGGGACCGGCACCGATGTTGAGATGCCGGATGAATCGATCCCGATCCACACGAAGGTTGTGCACAGCTGTGATCCGCAGTCGTTTCTTGATGCCAAGTATGAGGAGCTGATGCGCGAGAGCAACCAGATGGACAACTATATTAGTTCAATAACTGACAGGATTAAGCATCTGGAATCCGTCAAGCTGATCAAAGAGGATCGCATCAATTGCCTCATTGAGAATCTGGCCCTGCTTTCGGTCCGCACGCTAACCATGCAAATTCTGTGTAGAAATCCCAAATGGAAACAGAAACAGCTGCAAAAGCTGCAGCAGAAGCTGGATATAAGGCTCAAGAAAAAGCAGCTAAAAAGGCAACAGAAAAAACTACACAAAAAACAGCTAAAAGAAACAATGGCTTTGAAATAA